One genomic segment of Equus przewalskii isolate Varuska chromosome 13, EquPr2, whole genome shotgun sequence includes these proteins:
- the CDKN2AIPNL gene encoding CDKN2AIP N-terminal-like protein, with protein sequence MVGGEAAAAVEELVSGVRRATDFAEQFRSYSESEKQWKARMEFILRHLPDYRDPPDGGGRLDQLLSLSMVWANHLFLGCSYNKDLLDKVMEMADGIEVEDLPQFTTRSELMKKHQS encoded by the exons ATGGTAGGTGGCGAGGCGGCCGCCGCGGTGGAGGAGCTGGTTTCGGGAGTGCGGCGGGCGACCGACTTTGCGGAGCAGTTCCGCTCCTACTCGGAGAGCGAGAAGCAATGGAAGGCCCGCATGGAATTCATTCTGCGCCACCTGCCTGACTACCGCGACCCGCCCGATGGCGGCGGCCGCCTGGACCAGCTGCTGTCCCTCTCCATGGTCTGGGCCAACCACCTCTTCCTGGGTTGCAG TTACAACAAAGACCTTTTAGACAAGGTGATGGAAATGGCTGATGGAATTGAAGTGGAAGACCTGCCACAGTTTACTACCAGAAGTGAATTAATGAAAAAG catcAAAGCTAA
- the UBE2B gene encoding ubiquitin-conjugating enzyme E2 B, whose product MSSRRALGGNWHGGGVEEYGALSINLRPPHKVGLEPRQGRIRVLTATLTAGQLRSMSTPARRRLMRDFKRLQEDPPVGVSGAPSENNIMQWNAVIFGPEGTPFEDGTFKLVIEFSEEYPNKPPTVRFLSKMFHPNVYADGSICLDILQNRWSPTYDVSSILTSIQSLLDEPNPNSPANSQAAQLYQENKREYEKRVSAIVEQSWNDS is encoded by the exons ATGAGTTCCCGGCGGGCGCTAGGGGGAAACTGGcatggggggggggtggaggagTACGGGGCGCTGTCGATCAACTTAAGGCCTCCTCACAAGGTTGGCCTTGAGCCGAGACAGGGGAGGATCCGCGTTTTGACGGCAAC ACTGACCGCGGGGCAGCTGCGGAGCATGTCGACCCCGGCCCGGAGGAGGCTCATGCGGGATTTCAAGCG ATTGCAAGAGGACCCACCTGTCGGTGTCAGTGGCGCACCGTCTGAAAACAACATCATGCAGTGGAATGCAGTTATATTTGG ACCAGAAGGGACACCCTTTGAAGATG GTACTTTTAAACTAGTAATAGAATTTTCTGAAGAATATCCAAATAAACCACCAACTGTTAGGTTTTTATCCAAAATGTTTCATCCAAATG TGTATGCTGATGGTAGCATATGTTTAGATATCCTTCAGAATCGATGGAGTCCAACATATGATGTATCTTCTATTTTAACATCAATTCAG TCTCTGCTGGATGAACCAAATCCAAACAGTCCAGCCAATAGCCAGGCAGCACAGCTTTATCAGGAAAACAAACGAGAATATGAGAAAAGAGTTTCAGCCATTGTTGAACAAAGCTGGAATGATTCATAA